From Halobacillus sp. Marseille-Q1614, the proteins below share one genomic window:
- the parC gene encoding DNA topoisomerase IV subunit A — MAEAEKFLDLPLEEVLGDRFGRYSKYIIQERALPDARDGLKPVQRRILYAMHQERNTHDKGYRKSAKTVGTVIGNYHPHGDSSVYDAMVRLSQNWKVRHGLVEMHGNNGSVDGDPPAAMRYTEARLSSISSELLRDIEKETVEHIPNFDDTIEEPTVLPAKFPNLLTNGSTGISAGYATEIPPHNLAEVIDAVIMKIDKQTASVDELMTKLKGPDFPTGGIIQGVDGLKKAYETGKGKIVLRGKASIQSVRGGKEQIVIDEIPFEVNKANLVKRMDELRIDRKVEGIAEVRDETDRTGMRIVVELKKDANSEGVLNYLYKQTDLQIAYNFNMVAIHERTPKLMSLPMLLDAYIAHQKDVVTRQSIYDLNKAKKRAHIVEGLIKAISILDEVIATIRASKDKQDAKQQLIAKYGFTEEQSEAIVTLQLYRLTNTDITELQKEAEELEKRIDYLQTLLGNENELLKVIKADLRSIKKKFQDARLTQIEEKVEELKVDLEVTVASEDIVVSVTKDGYIKRTSLRSYGASNGQDLAMKDGDHLLRLLEINTTDTILLFTNLGKYLFLPVHKLPDIRWKDLGQHIANIVSIEKEEYLVDAIPIREFKQDQFLLFFTKNGMVKKSELSLYQATRHSKALVAVNLKGGDEVVDVHLTDGNAQIFIASNKAYGLWYEESEVNTVGQRAAGVKAIQLKDGEHVVSGQVFSAEEDPSLLLSTHRAAVKRMRLKEFDRTSRAKRGVIMLRELKKNPHRIIDLHMVTNKDEVVLKTTKDELTTVHPMDFKASDRYSNGSYVLDVDQSGEVIESWVQPGYETPYKEPDEQG; from the coding sequence TTGGCTGAGGCAGAAAAGTTTTTAGATTTACCTTTAGAAGAAGTGTTAGGGGACCGTTTTGGCCGCTATAGTAAATATATTATCCAGGAGCGGGCGTTACCAGATGCCCGTGATGGACTAAAACCCGTGCAGCGCCGAATTTTATATGCGATGCACCAGGAAAGAAATACACATGACAAAGGCTACCGGAAATCTGCTAAAACAGTAGGTACGGTTATCGGTAACTATCATCCGCACGGGGATTCTTCCGTGTATGATGCGATGGTGCGTTTAAGCCAGAATTGGAAAGTCCGTCACGGATTAGTGGAAATGCATGGAAATAACGGGAGTGTCGACGGCGATCCTCCAGCAGCAATGCGTTATACGGAAGCCAGGCTCTCAAGTATTTCCTCTGAGCTGTTAAGAGATATCGAAAAAGAAACGGTTGAGCATATTCCCAACTTTGATGACACCATTGAAGAGCCGACGGTCCTGCCGGCTAAGTTCCCGAACCTTTTAACGAATGGATCAACAGGAATATCTGCCGGTTATGCAACTGAAATACCTCCGCATAATCTTGCGGAAGTGATAGACGCCGTTATCATGAAAATAGACAAGCAAACCGCTTCTGTTGATGAGCTGATGACGAAACTGAAAGGTCCTGATTTTCCAACAGGCGGGATTATTCAGGGCGTTGACGGATTAAAGAAGGCCTATGAAACAGGTAAAGGAAAAATTGTCCTGCGAGGGAAAGCTTCTATCCAAAGCGTAAGAGGCGGTAAAGAACAAATCGTTATCGATGAAATTCCTTTTGAAGTCAATAAAGCAAATCTTGTGAAGCGAATGGATGAGCTTCGTATTGACCGTAAAGTCGAGGGAATCGCAGAAGTTCGTGATGAAACAGACCGAACGGGAATGCGAATCGTTGTTGAATTAAAGAAAGATGCCAACAGTGAAGGTGTATTGAACTACCTTTATAAACAAACCGATCTGCAGATTGCTTATAACTTTAATATGGTGGCGATTCACGAACGTACGCCTAAGCTGATGAGCCTGCCGATGCTGTTAGATGCTTATATCGCCCATCAGAAGGACGTCGTGACCCGGCAGTCGATTTATGACTTAAACAAAGCCAAGAAACGCGCCCATATTGTAGAGGGGCTGATTAAAGCCATTTCCATACTTGATGAAGTGATTGCCACTATTCGTGCTTCAAAAGATAAGCAGGATGCAAAGCAGCAATTAATCGCGAAGTACGGCTTTACAGAAGAACAATCCGAAGCAATTGTAACGTTGCAGCTATACCGTTTAACCAATACGGATATTACTGAACTTCAGAAAGAAGCGGAAGAGCTCGAGAAGAGAATTGATTACTTACAAACTCTTCTAGGCAACGAGAATGAACTTCTGAAAGTTATTAAAGCTGACCTGCGTTCGATTAAGAAAAAGTTCCAGGATGCGCGCCTGACGCAGATTGAAGAAAAAGTAGAAGAGCTTAAAGTAGACTTGGAAGTAACGGTAGCGAGTGAAGATATCGTCGTTTCTGTAACAAAAGACGGCTATATTAAAAGGACGAGCCTTCGCTCTTATGGCGCCTCAAATGGGCAGGATCTGGCCATGAAAGACGGCGACCACCTGCTCAGATTATTAGAGATCAATACAACCGATACGATTTTACTTTTCACAAATCTAGGTAAATATCTCTTCCTTCCTGTTCACAAACTGCCTGATATCCGCTGGAAAGATTTAGGGCAGCATATTGCGAATATCGTATCCATTGAAAAAGAAGAGTACCTTGTCGATGCGATACCGATTCGCGAATTCAAACAAGATCAGTTCCTCCTTTTCTTTACGAAAAACGGCATGGTTAAGAAAAGCGAGCTTTCCCTTTACCAGGCAACGAGACATTCGAAGGCTCTTGTTGCGGTCAACCTAAAAGGAGGCGATGAAGTCGTTGACGTCCACTTAACCGATGGCAATGCGCAGATTTTCATCGCTTCCAATAAAGCCTATGGATTATGGTATGAAGAATCTGAAGTGAACACTGTCGGCCAGAGAGCGGCAGGAGTTAAAGCAATTCAGTTAAAAGACGGAGAGCATGTCGTATCGGGACAAGTGTTCTCAGCAGAAGAAGACCCGTCTCTATTGCTTTCAACACACCGGGCAGCTGTCAAACGGATGAGATTAAAAGAGTTTGACAGGACATCAAGAGCGAAACGCGGAGTTATCATGCTGCGGGAACTGAAGAAAAACCCGCATCGTATCATTGATTTGCATATGGTTACAAATAAAGATGAAGTTGTGCTTAAAACTACCAAAGATGAACTGACGACAGTTCATCCAATGGACTTTAAAGCCAGCGACCGTTACAGCAATGGTTCCTACGTCCTTGATGTCGATCAGAGCGGAGAAGTGATCGAGTCATGGGTGCAGCCAGGCTATGAAACTCCTTATAAAGAACCGGATGAGCAGGGCTAG